The Bacillus sp. Y1 genome has a window encoding:
- a CDS encoding DNA ligase D, whose amino-acid sequence MKPMLPTLTFEVPQGDNWNYEVKYDGFRALLFWDKEIKLISRNGNSLLEIFPEIKLYLEKNNELFKEFLPLVLDGELVYLENEYKAHFSSIQVRGRMRSEKKILEKALHNPCRLLVFDLLSLNGKSYSDRNYVDRKKALLKLFEDCHLPTAPDPVSSDLIQLIPASKDYQAVWEQVVLHDGEGIVAKQDTNQWEEGKRTTLWLKFKNFKYVSCFVTAYEKSNGYFYVGVYKDTNIYPIGQFLFGIKPEEKQALFQIIKENKTKEDDRFIYVQPAICLEIKYLELYDEQMREPHFERFQFDLSPEDCTFEKFVHQQKNLPKDIDVTHPDKPLWEKPAVKKIDFIRYLQEISPYLLPFLHNRLLTVIRYPHGMFGEAFYQKNCPDYAPEFVQTALHDGINYIVCNNLKTLLWLGNQLAFEFHIPFQTLSSHGPSEIVLDLDPPSKKEFKLAIKAAQMIKEVLDHLNLIGFVKTSGNKGLQIYIPLPENEFSYDDTRLFTEFIAEYLISKAPNSFTIERLKKNRQNKLYIDYIQHAEGKTIVAPYSARGNDTAALATPLFWDEVTDELRMEDFTILNMMKRINEKGDPFQSYFETKQKQNFSPILEFLKQKK is encoded by the coding sequence GTGAAACCAATGCTACCTACTTTAACATTCGAGGTACCACAGGGTGATAATTGGAACTACGAAGTAAAATACGATGGCTTTCGTGCGCTTTTATTTTGGGATAAGGAAATAAAATTGATAAGCAGAAACGGAAACTCCTTACTTGAAATTTTTCCAGAAATTAAACTTTACCTAGAAAAAAACAATGAATTGTTTAAAGAATTTCTACCCTTGGTGCTCGACGGGGAGTTAGTGTATCTTGAAAATGAATATAAAGCGCATTTTAGCAGCATTCAAGTTCGAGGCAGAATGCGCAGCGAAAAGAAAATACTTGAAAAAGCATTGCATAATCCATGCCGTCTCCTTGTATTTGACTTATTATCATTAAACGGAAAATCTTACAGTGATAGGAATTATGTTGATCGTAAAAAAGCACTTCTTAAGCTTTTTGAAGACTGTCACTTACCCACAGCTCCCGACCCCGTGAGTTCAGATTTAATTCAGCTAATTCCCGCTTCTAAAGATTATCAAGCCGTTTGGGAACAAGTCGTTTTACATGATGGTGAAGGAATTGTGGCCAAGCAAGATACAAATCAGTGGGAGGAAGGCAAACGAACCACTCTTTGGTTGAAGTTCAAAAACTTTAAGTATGTTTCCTGCTTTGTCACAGCATATGAAAAGTCAAATGGGTATTTTTATGTTGGAGTTTACAAGGATACCAATATATATCCAATTGGACAATTTTTATTTGGTATTAAACCCGAGGAAAAACAAGCTCTTTTTCAAATTATTAAAGAAAATAAAACAAAAGAGGATGACCGTTTCATCTACGTTCAACCCGCTATCTGCTTAGAGATTAAGTATTTAGAACTTTATGATGAACAAATGCGCGAGCCTCATTTTGAACGGTTTCAATTTGATCTTTCACCTGAGGATTGTACGTTTGAAAAATTTGTTCATCAGCAAAAAAATTTACCTAAGGATATTGATGTTACACATCCAGATAAGCCCTTATGGGAGAAGCCAGCGGTAAAGAAGATTGATTTTATTCGTTATTTACAGGAAATTTCACCGTATTTATTGCCATTTTTACATAACCGATTATTAACCGTTATTCGTTATCCACATGGTATGTTCGGTGAAGCTTTTTATCAAAAAAACTGTCCTGACTATGCACCTGAGTTCGTTCAAACCGCCTTACACGATGGTATCAATTATATCGTTTGCAATAATTTAAAAACGTTATTATGGTTAGGTAACCAGCTGGCATTTGAGTTCCATATTCCTTTTCAAACTCTATCTAGTCACGGACCAAGTGAAATTGTGTTAGATTTGGATCCTCCTTCTAAAAAGGAATTTAAACTAGCTATTAAAGCTGCTCAAATGATAAAAGAAGTTCTCGACCATTTGAATCTTATTGGTTTTGTAAAAACGTCAGGAAATAAAGGTCTACAGATATATATCCCTCTTCCTGAAAATGAATTTTCTTACGATGATACAAGACTGTTTACGGAATTCATTGCAGAATATTTAATCTCGAAAGCACCAAATTCTTTTACTATCGAACGCTTAAAGAAAAATCGGCAAAATAAATTGTATATCGACTATATCCAACATGCAGAAGGAAAAACCATTGTGGCACCTTATTCTGCAAGGGGAAATGATACAGCCGCTCTAGCCACTCCCTTATTTTGGGATGAAGTAACAGACGAACTTCGTATGGAGGATTTTACGATCTTAAACATGATGAAGCGTATAAATGAAAAAGGCGACCCGTTTCAATCCTATTTCGAGACGAAACAAAAGCAGAACTTTTCACCCATTCTTGAATTTTTAAAACAAAAAAAATAG
- the dapF gene encoding diaminopimelate epimerase yields MILELLKCHGSNNDFLIIDEMTNPLFTEQQRSELALLLCNREKGVGADGILFVLGSEDFDAKMRVFNADGSEASMCGNGLRCVARYVCEKLSIQSAVIETMKANLEVNERESILGEIPTYQVEISPVSFELKDLPLILNQKTLIDEPIQELSEIKFTAVAVPNPHLIGIVTKDQIQSNIQKELSEKVNRPNELFPDGVNVSFVKPLQEGSIFVRTFERGVGFTNACGTAMSASTLVTCLLGLNEFEQPVDVFNPGGKVRCIAHKVDDSFKIDLIGNATFTHRIQIEVQLEQQVFSYMKKEEITKEISQYKNLEEHSKQVLNEWL; encoded by the coding sequence GTGATTTTAGAATTATTAAAATGTCATGGATCCAATAATGACTTCCTCATCATTGATGAAATGACAAATCCTTTATTTACTGAGCAACAGCGTTCCGAGCTTGCATTACTTCTTTGTAATAGAGAAAAAGGAGTAGGAGCTGATGGGATCTTATTTGTACTGGGTAGTGAAGATTTTGATGCTAAAATGAGAGTATTTAATGCAGATGGGTCAGAGGCGTCTATGTGTGGAAATGGATTACGCTGTGTGGCCCGTTATGTTTGTGAAAAACTTTCCATCCAAAGTGCCGTCATAGAAACGATGAAAGCGAATTTGGAAGTGAATGAGCGAGAAAGCATTCTTGGAGAAATCCCTACATATCAGGTAGAAATCTCTCCTGTTTCTTTTGAACTTAAAGATCTTCCATTAATTCTGAATCAAAAAACATTAATAGATGAACCAATCCAAGAGCTTTCAGAAATTAAGTTCACTGCTGTAGCAGTACCTAACCCTCATCTAATTGGAATTGTGACAAAAGATCAAATTCAATCAAATATACAAAAAGAACTGAGTGAAAAGGTAAACAGACCAAACGAGTTATTTCCAGATGGAGTAAATGTGAGCTTCGTTAAGCCGCTTCAGGAAGGAAGTATTTTTGTACGTACATTTGAAAGAGGAGTTGGGTTTACGAATGCTTGCGGAACAGCGATGTCTGCTTCTACGCTTGTTACTTGTTTGCTGGGCCTGAATGAGTTTGAACAACCGGTAGATGTGTTTAACCCAGGTGGCAAGGTACGCTGTATTGCTCATAAAGTTGATGACTCTTTCAAAATTGACTTAATCGGGAATGCAACCTTTACACATCGCATCCAAATAGAAGTTCAGTTGGAGCAACAAGTATTTTCTTATATGAAAAAGGAAGAAATTACAAAAGAAATCAGTCAATATAAGAACTTAGAAGAACATTCAAAACAGGTGTTAAACGAATGGCTGTAG
- a CDS encoding EAL and HDOD domain-containing protein translates to MEVFVARQPIFNQEEGIVAYELLYRNNHINEFPNVDGDRATTELIINSFLNIGIDALSEGRPCFINFTEKLLDMRLPSYVSSKKIVIELVESTRPSRNLLEILKEMKKSHYKIAINSSLLDELNPYSNDILEQTDYVKVDFRKTDKNVRKRINKKALATDTILIAEKIETNEEYLEAKSNGFSLFQGYYFSKPAIFSTFDIPACFTSYVDMRAFISKEKTSVNDIVEFIERDPSLSYKILKLINSPANKLKEKIYHIRQAVDQFGPFEIENWIYVLAAREELTQTSSISLDVAKLCLTRGRLCEEIGRIRNGKSEKIPGYFMTGILSFMNGVKAIPIEKMIDSLPLNEEMVQALMGVQNEYKDVLDLAVAVEKAQWKMIGEICKKLEIMETDLFKLYAEAINWSNRMVVEDICYL, encoded by the coding sequence ATGGAAGTTTTTGTTGCAAGGCAGCCGATATTTAATCAAGAAGAAGGTATAGTTGCTTACGAGCTGCTTTATCGAAATAATCACATAAATGAATTTCCAAATGTAGATGGTGACCGCGCTACTACTGAGTTGATCATCAATAGCTTTCTAAATATAGGGATAGATGCTCTTTCTGAAGGAAGGCCTTGTTTTATTAATTTTACAGAGAAACTATTAGATATGAGGTTACCTTCCTATGTTAGTTCAAAGAAAATAGTCATAGAGCTTGTTGAATCTACACGCCCCAGTAGAAATCTATTAGAAATTCTAAAAGAAATGAAGAAAAGTCATTATAAAATTGCGATTAATTCTAGCTTGTTAGATGAACTGAACCCCTATTCAAATGATATATTAGAACAGACGGATTATGTAAAGGTAGACTTCCGAAAAACAGATAAGAACGTACGCAAGCGCATAAATAAAAAGGCACTGGCTACTGATACGATCTTAATCGCAGAAAAAATAGAAACCAATGAAGAATATTTGGAAGCAAAATCTAATGGTTTTAGTCTGTTTCAAGGCTATTACTTTTCAAAGCCTGCAATTTTCTCAACTTTTGATATCCCTGCTTGTTTTACCTCCTATGTTGATATGAGAGCATTTATATCAAAAGAAAAAACTTCTGTTAATGATATTGTTGAATTTATTGAAAGAGATCCTTCACTTTCATATAAAATTTTAAAACTAATTAATTCACCGGCAAATAAATTAAAAGAAAAAATCTATCATATTCGACAAGCAGTCGATCAGTTTGGGCCGTTCGAAATAGAAAACTGGATATATGTTTTGGCAGCAAGAGAAGAATTAACTCAAACCTCTAGCATCTCCTTAGACGTGGCAAAACTATGCCTAACAAGAGGAAGACTGTGCGAAGAAATTGGAAGAATACGGAATGGTAAATCCGAAAAAATACCAGGATATTTTATGACAGGTATTTTATCTTTTATGAATGGGGTCAAGGCCATTCCAATAGAGAAAATGATTGATTCACTTCCGCTAAACGAGGAAATGGTCCAAGCGTTAATGGGAGTGCAAAACGAGTATAAAGATGTATTGGACCTTGCTGTTGCTGTTGAAAAAGCACAATGGAAAATGATCGGAGAAATATGTAAAAAGCTTGAAATCATGGAAACAGATTTGTTCAAACTATATGCTGAAGCAATCAATTGGTCTAACCGAATGGTTGTAGAAGATATTTGTTATCTTTAA
- a CDS encoding NCS2 family permease → MSAWLHRFFRIEAHESSIQKEIAAGTIGFFTIVYIVAVNSLILSEAGIPLEGAIIATILTSVVGCLLMGLWANAPIILVPGMGINALFSYTLVQTMGLTWQEALAVVFVSGIMFMIVAFTSLSIKLSQAIPQSLKEAITVGLGLFLMFIGLEKAGLVVKGTNSLIALGALNEPSVLASILTFVIAVILFLRGIPGNFLLTVAFGTMIAWVFGTIDVSGENQASFTISEYAEVFGAMSFAKMLTFSFWVAVFSLSMVLIFENIGLVHGHAQFINRPEKFSKGLQANSVSAFVSAIFGTSPTVSTVESISSMAAGGKTGLTAVTTGLLFAVSAFFIPVFKWIPDSAIAPILIIIGGLMLQNIRNLDMKDLSESFPALIMIVMIPFTYSIADGIAIGFILYPLVKISIGKAKDVSVPLYVIAFLFLVNFFTHYI, encoded by the coding sequence ATAAGTGCATGGTTACATCGTTTTTTTAGGATTGAAGCGCATGAATCATCCATTCAAAAGGAGATAGCTGCAGGAACGATCGGCTTTTTCACGATTGTGTATATTGTTGCTGTTAATTCGCTTATCTTATCTGAAGCAGGTATACCGCTTGAAGGAGCAATAATCGCGACTATTCTTACGTCTGTTGTCGGTTGTCTTCTCATGGGCTTGTGGGCGAATGCACCGATTATTCTTGTTCCAGGAATGGGAATTAACGCACTGTTTTCTTATACCCTAGTGCAAACAATGGGTCTTACCTGGCAGGAAGCGTTAGCGGTTGTATTTGTATCAGGAATTATGTTTATGATTGTTGCCTTTACTAGCTTGTCTATTAAGCTAAGTCAGGCAATCCCACAGTCATTAAAGGAAGCAATAACCGTAGGCTTAGGACTATTCCTCATGTTTATTGGTCTTGAAAAAGCCGGCTTAGTTGTAAAAGGAACCAATAGTTTAATAGCACTTGGTGCGTTAAACGAACCTAGTGTATTGGCTTCTATTCTCACCTTTGTTATTGCGGTTATTTTGTTTTTAAGAGGAATTCCAGGGAACTTTCTGTTAACGGTAGCGTTTGGAACAATGATTGCTTGGGTTTTTGGTACCATTGATGTTTCTGGTGAAAATCAAGCAAGCTTCACAATTAGCGAATACGCGGAAGTTTTTGGGGCGATGTCGTTTGCTAAAATGCTTACTTTTTCTTTTTGGGTAGCGGTGTTTTCATTATCGATGGTATTAATATTTGAAAATATCGGATTGGTTCATGGCCACGCGCAATTTATCAATCGTCCAGAAAAGTTTTCCAAAGGTTTACAAGCGAATTCTGTTTCTGCCTTTGTTTCAGCTATTTTTGGAACAAGTCCAACTGTTTCGACAGTGGAGAGTATATCGAGTATGGCTGCAGGTGGAAAAACAGGGTTAACTGCTGTAACAACAGGTCTTTTATTTGCTGTTTCAGCATTTTTTATCCCTGTTTTTAAGTGGATACCAGACTCGGCAATCGCACCTATCCTCATTATCATTGGTGGATTAATGCTTCAGAATATCCGAAACCTTGATATGAAGGATTTAAGCGAGAGCTTTCCTGCGTTGATTATGATTGTGATGATCCCATTCACGTATAGCATTGCTGATGGAATAGCGATCGGATTTATATTATATCCGCTGGTGAAAATTTCAATAGGAAAAGCAAAAGACGTTTCAGTTCCTCTTTATGTCATCGCTTTTTTATTCCTTGTAAATTTCTTTACACATTATATATGA
- a CDS encoding TlpA disulfide reductase family protein, which yields MRKFMIIITLIVLVLFVVDKFVLKEKGLISKVDENKYEIIKDADTLPVGIKMENQAPNFQVMDLNGNQVSLTDYRGKKVLLNFWASWCPPCKAEMPHMEELYKEYKDEGFVILALNMTNTEDSLEDVTSFARDQKLTFPILLDEKGEVSAEYEILAYPTSYFIDSKGVIRNKVTGALDKENLYKELMRLP from the coding sequence ATGAGGAAATTTATGATTATCATCACGTTGATTGTCTTAGTACTGTTTGTCGTTGACAAGTTTGTATTAAAAGAGAAGGGGTTAATTAGCAAGGTAGACGAAAATAAATACGAAATAATCAAAGATGCTGACACTCTTCCAGTAGGAATAAAAATGGAGAATCAAGCACCAAACTTTCAAGTGATGGATTTAAACGGGAACCAAGTGAGCCTGACAGATTATCGTGGAAAGAAGGTTCTATTGAATTTTTGGGCAAGTTGGTGTCCGCCTTGTAAGGCTGAAATGCCACATATGGAGGAATTGTATAAAGAATACAAGGATGAGGGATTTGTTATTCTTGCCTTGAACATGACAAACACGGAAGATAGCCTTGAGGACGTAACATCCTTCGCCCGCGACCAAAAGCTGACCTTTCCAATTTTATTAGACGAGAAGGGAGAAGTCTCAGCTGAATATGAAATTTTGGCCTATCCAACAAGTTACTTTATAGATTCAAAGGGAGTTATAAGAAATAAAGTGACAGGTGCTCTTGATAAAGAAAATTTGTATAAAGAATTGATGCGACTACCTTAA